The following is a genomic window from Myxosarcina sp. GI1.
CGTGATGTTTTGGTACTTGGTTTGGCGCGTGGTGGCGTTCCTGTTGCTTTTGAGGTTGCTAAAGCACTCGATGCACCATTAGATGTTTTTTTAGTACGTAAATTAGGCGTTCCTGGAAATAAAGAATTAGCAATGGGCGCGATCGCCAGTGGTGGCATTTGTATTTTAAATGAAAAACTAATCGCCCAAAAAAATTTAAGTAAAGAGGCAATCTCTAAAGTAATCGCTATAGAAGAACGAGAATTACTACGTCGCGAACGAGTTTACCGACACAATCGCCCTATATTAGATGTCGAAGGACGAATTATAATTTTGGTTGATGACGGTTTGGCAACTGGTGCTACTATGCGTGCTGCCGTAACCGCGATAAGACAGCAGCATCCCCAACAAATTGTAGCTGCTGTAGCGGTATCGGCTCCCG
Proteins encoded in this region:
- a CDS encoding phosphoribosyltransferase, encoding MLFQDRTDAGQRLAEKLTAYANNRDVLVLGLARGGVPVAFEVAKALDAPLDVFLVRKLGVPGNKELAMGAIASGGICILNEKLIAQKNLSKEAISKVIAIEERELLRRERVYRHNRPILDVEGRIIILVDDGLATGATMRAAVTAIRQQHPQQIVAAVAVSAPETCDKHLIGADRVVCAETPEQFFAVGLCYKQFSPTEDAEIIDLLERAAARS